One part of the Vitis riparia cultivar Riparia Gloire de Montpellier isolate 1030 chromosome 8, EGFV_Vit.rip_1.0, whole genome shotgun sequence genome encodes these proteins:
- the LOC117919747 gene encoding protein DEFECTIVE IN EXINE FORMATION 1, giving the protein MKSLAARVFFICLLLCTRSSFIQSDQQESNKNKFREREASDDALGYPNLDEDALLNTRCPRNLELRWQTEVSSSIYATPLIADINSDGKLDIVVPSFVHYLEVLEGSDGDKMPGWPAFHQSTVHSSPLLYDIDKDGVREIALATYNGEVLFFRVSGYMMTDKLEVPRRRVRKDWYVGLNPDPVDRSHPDVKDDQLVQEAADMKLFSQMNGSTSGSNTSVLTSAESHLGTANASNLENNGKTNGNETETNIKLPTSTHNSSEDIGSVRTSNAENGTNTGRRLLEDNDSKGSQEGHSQSKENSSGDGQSVNVQNDEALEAEADSSFELFRENDELADEYSYDYDDYVDESMWGDEGWTEGQHEKMEDYVNIDSHILCTPVIADIDNDGVSEMVVAVSYFFDHEYYDNQEHLKELGDIDIGKYVAGAIVVFNLDTKQVKWTTPLDLSTDAGNFRAYIYSSPTVVDLDGDGNLDILVGTSFGLFYVLDHHGKIREKFPLEMAEIQGGVVAADINDDGKIELVTADTHGNIAAWTAQGKEIWETHVKSLVPQAPTIGDVDGDGHTDVVVPTLSGNIYVLNGKDGSQVRPYPYRTHGRVMNQVLLVDLSKRGEKKKGLTLVTTSFDGYLYLIDGPTSCADVVDIGETSYSMVLADNVDGGDDLDLIVTTMNGNVFCFSTPAPHHPLKAWRSPNQGRNNVANRHSREGIYISQSSRAFRDEEGKSFWVEIEIVDKYRFPSGSQAPYNVTTTLLVPGNYQGERRIKQNQTFDRAGKHRIKLPTVGVRTTGTVLVEMVDKNGLYFSDDFSLTFHMHYYKLLKWLLVLPMLAMFGVLVILRPQEAMPLPSFSRNTDL; this is encoded by the exons ATGAAATCCTTGGCGGCTAGGGTTTTCTTTATTTGTCTTCTTCTTTGTACTCGCTCCAGTTTCATTCAATCGGACCAACAGGAGTCGAACAAGAACAAGTTTCGGGAACGAGAGGCCAGCGACGATGCCCTTGGATACCCTAACTT AGATGAGGATGCTTTGTTAAATACACGGTGCCCTCGAAATTTGGAGTTGAGATGGCAGACAGAGGTTAGCTCTAGCATATATGCTACCCCATTGATCGCTGATATTAACAG TGATGGAAAGCTTGATATAGTGGTTCCTTCTTTTGTTCATTATCTGGAGGTCTTAGAAGGTTCTGATGGAGATAAAATGCCTG GCTGGCCTGCATTTCACCAGTCAACTGTCCATTCCAGTCCTCTTCTGTATGATATCGACAAGGATGGTGTAAGAGAAATAGCTTTGGCTACCTACAATGGTGAAGTGCTTTTCTTCAG GGTCTCAGGTTACATGATGACTGATAAGCTAGAGGTGCCTCGAAGGAGAGTTCGGAAAGATTGGTACGTGGGTTTAAATCCAGATCCAGTGGATCGTTCTCATCCAGATGTTAAGGATGACCAACTTGTTCAGGAAGCTGCTGATATGAAATTATTCTCCc AAATGAATGGAAGTACATCTGGGTCAAACACTTCCGTTCTTACATCAGCAGAAAGTCACCTTGGCACAGCGAATGCATCCAATCTAGAGAACAATGGGAAAACAAATGGAAATGAAACAGAGACAAACATTAAGCTGCCAACAAGCACACATAATTCTTCTGAGGATATTGGGTCTGTCAGGACCAGTAATGCCGAGAATGGGACAAACACAGGAAGAAGGCTTCTTGAAGATAATGATTCAAAAGGGTCACAAGAGGGTCATTCTCAATCCAAAGAAAATAGTAGTGGGGATGGTCAATCTGTGAATGTGCAAAATGATGAGGCTTTGGAAGCGGAAGCTGATTCATCTTTTGAGCTATTCCGTGAAAATGATGAGCTGGCTGATGAGTATAGTTATGACTATGATGATTATGTTGATGAATCCATGTGGGGAGATGAGGGGTGGACTGAAGGGCAACATGAGAAAATGGAGGATTATGTGAACATTGACTCGCATATCCTATGTACTCCA GTCATAGCAGACATTGATAATGATGGGGTGTCAGAAATGGTTGTTGCTGTGTCCTATTTCTTTGATCATGA GTACTATGACAACCAAGAGCATTTGAAGGAACTGGGTGATATTGACATTGGAAAATATGTAGCTGGTGCTATTGTTGTTTTCAACCTTGATACAAAGCAAGTTAAGTGGACTACACCACTAGATCTTAGTACTGATGCTGGAAACTTCCGTGCTTATATATATTCTTCCCCAACTGTTGTTGATTTGGATGGTGATGGGAATTTGGACATTCTTGTTGGAACCTCCTTCGGCTTGTTTTATGTCCTTGATCATCATG GCAAGATAAGAGAAAAGTTTCCTCTTGAAATGGCTGAAATTCAGGGAGGTGTAGTTGCAGCTGATATCAATGATGATGGTAAAATTGAGCTAGTGACTGCTGACACCCATGGCAATATTGCTGCATGGACTGCGCAGGGAAAAGAGATTTGGGAAACACATGTTAAGAGTCTTGTTCCACAG GCTCCTACGATTGGCGATGTTGATGGGGATGGGCACACCGATGTTGTGGTTCCAACACTATCAGGAAATATATATGTTCTTAATGGCAAGGATGGATCACAAGTTCGTCCATACCCTTATAGAACTCATGGAAGAGTGATGAATCAAGTTCTTCTTGTTGATTTAAGTAAAcgtggggaaaaaaagaagggacTTACTCTTGTTACAACATCATTTGACGGTTATTTGTACCTTATAGATGGACCCACATCATGTGCTGATGTTGTTGATATTGGTGAAACTTC ATATAGCATGGTCCTGGCGGACAATGTTGATGGTGGAGATGATCTTGATCTTATTGTTACAACCATGAATGGCAATGTATTTTGCTTTTCAACTCCTGCTCCACATCATCCCCTCAAG GCATGGAGATCACCCAACCAGGGAAGAAACAATGTTGCAAACCGGCACAGCCGTGAAGGGATTTATATTTCACAGTCATCAAGAGCTTTCCGTGATGAAGAAGGCAAGAGCTTTTGGGTGGAAATAGAGATTGTAGACAAATACAGATTCCCATCAGGGTCTCAAGCTCCTTATAATGTCACA ACAACTTTGTTGGTTCCTGGTAACTACCAAGGAGAGAGAAGAATAAAGCAAAACCAGACCTTTGATCGTGCTGGAAAACATCGAATAAAACTTCCAACAGTTGGAGTTAGGACAACAGGGACAGTTTTGGTGGAGATGGTAGACAAGAACGGACTCTATTTCTCAGATGATTTCTCCCTTACATTCCATATGCATTATTACAAACTGCTGAAGTGGCTTCTTGTCCTCCCAATGCTTGCAATGTTTGGAGTGCTGGTCATCCTACGACCACAGGAGGCCATGCCTTTGCCATCATTCTCACGGAACACTGATTTGTGA
- the LOC117919748 gene encoding uncharacterized protein LOC117919748, which produces MNFRSMEEFWPFYVNQHSKPATRRWHFVGTLTGIFLLFYSVFFNWWCVFLVPLFGYGFAWYSHFFVEGNVPATFGHPIWSLLCDFKMFGLMLTGQMDKEIKRLGKRPVLQVF; this is translated from the coding sequence ATGAATTTCAGAAGCATGGAAGAGTTCTGGCCTTTCTATGTCAATCAGCACTCAAAGCCAGCCACAAGGCGTTGGCATTTCGTGGGCACACTTACTGGCATCTTCTTGTTGTTTTACTCGGTCTTCTTCAATTGGTGGTGTGTGTTCCTCGTGCCCTTGTTTGGTTATGGCTTCGCCTGGTACAGTCATTTCTTCGTGGAAGGAAACGTCCCCGCCACATTTGGGCATCCAATTTGGTCTCTTCTATGTGATTTCAAGATGTTCGGTTTGATGCTTACTGGCCAAATGGATAAAGAGATCAAAAGACTTGGAAAGAGGCCCGTCTTGCAAGTGTTTTGA
- the LOC117919552 gene encoding probable anion transporter 3, chloroplastic has protein sequence MAAVTPSQSLIRSSPHNSLPSLIGFRKTRLGLEPKLVERGIGWKSCEKRRGRKEYVTKKAAERGWVVRCTAEGMEKGMLMRGRAGEPKITVPERFKVVTLLAMVMCLCNADRVVMSVAIVPLAAEHGWSSSFLGIVQSSFLWGYVFSSVIGGVLVDRYGGKKVMACGVALWSLATLLTPWAATHSTLSLLAVRAFFGLAEGVALPAMSTLVSRWFPINERASAVGISMAGFHLGNVTGLLVTPIVISSIGISGPFVLFSSLGLLWLTMWGYGATSDPRESHLISQSELRLIQAGKTESSVRNGKFLPLRLLLSKLPTWAIIFANITNNWGYFVLLSWMPVYFKSVFDINLKQAAWFSAAPWGMMAISGYIAGVVSDYLIKVGYPLTLVRKIMQSIGFIGPGVSLLCLNHAKTPVAAAMFLTAGLSLSSFSQAGFLLNMQDIAPQYAGFLHGISNSAGTIAAIVSTIGTGYFVQWLGSFQAFLTVTALLYFATTIFWNAFATGERVFL, from the exons ATGGCAGCAGTCACTCCGTCTCAATCTCTGATACGCTCCTCTCCTCACAACTCTTTGCCTTCTTTGATTGGTTTTAGGAAAACACGCCTGGGATTGGAACCCAAGCTCGTCGAAAGAGGCATCGGATGGAAGAGTTGCGagaaaagaagagggaggaaggAGTACGTGACGAAGAAGGCGGCGGAGAGGGGATGGGTGGTGAGGTGTACGGCGGAGGGGATGGAGAAGGGAATGCTGATGAGAGGGAGAGCTGGGGAGCCTAAAATTACGGTGCCGGAGAGGTTCAAGGTGGTAACTCTGTTGGCCATGGTTATGTGCTTGTGTAACGCTGATCGGGTCGTCATGTCGGTTGCTATTGTTCCTCTCGCTGCCGAGCATGGTTGGTCCAGTTCTTTCTTGGGTATTGTTCAG TCCTCATTTCTATGGGGATACGTATTCTCCTCGGTGATTGGAGGAGTCCTAGTAGACAGATACGGAGGAAAGAAAGTGATGGCATGCGGTGTGGCGTTGTGGTCTTTGGCTACTCTCCTTACCCCATGGGCTGCCACCCATTCCACTCTCAGTCTCTTGGCTGTTCGTGCCTTCTTTGGACTTGCAGAAGGTGTGGCTCTACCTGCTATGAGCACCCTCGTATCAAG GTGGTTTCCAATAAATGAACGGGCGAGTGCAGTTGGAATCTCCATGGCTGGATTTCATCTTGGCAATGTCACAGGCTTACTTGTGACTCCTATTGTGATATCATCAATCGGAATTTCTGGCCCTTTTGTCCTCTTCTCATCTCTTGGACTGCTCTGGCTGACCATGTGGGGATATGGGGCCACGAGTGATCCACGAGAGAGCCATCTGATTAGCCAGTCAGAGTTGAGGTTAATCCAAGCAGGCAAAACTGAATCTTCAGTAAGAAATGGCAAATTTCTGCCTCTGCGCCTCCTATTATCAAAATTACCCACATGGGCAATTATTTTTGCTAATATTACTAACAATTGG GGGTACTTTGTTCTTCTTTCATGGATGCCTGTTTATTTCAAATCT GTATTTGATATTAACTTGAAGCAAGCAGCTTGGTTTAGTGCTGCCCCCTGGGGAATGATGGCGATCTCAGGCTATATTGCAGGGGTGGTGTCGGATTACTTGATCAAAGTAGGCTACCCTCTAACACTAGTCCGGAAGATCATGCAG TCCATTGGTTTCATTGGGCCTGGGGTGTCACTGCTCTGCTTGAACCATGCCAAGACACCAGTAGCTGCAGCCATGTTCCTGACAGCAGGTCTGAGTTTGAGCTCTTTCAGCCAAGCAGGATTTCTCCTCAATATGCAG GATATAGCTCCTCAATATGCTGGATTTCTACATG GAATTTCAAATTCAGCTGGGACAATAGCAGCAATAGTAAGCACGATTGGAACGGGTTATTTTGTACAATGGCTTGGATCTTTTCAGGCATTCCTAACTGTCACAGCCCTGCTCTATTTTGCAACAACCATCTTTTGGAATGCCTTTGCTACTGGAGAACGGGTCTTCCTTTAG